Below is a genomic region from Zea mays cultivar B73 chromosome 9, Zm-B73-REFERENCE-NAM-5.0, whole genome shotgun sequence.
cttttgtttcctctattgagccacatagggtagaggaagcacttcaagattcggattgggtggtggcgatgcaagaggagctcaacaacttcactaggaatgaggtatggcatttggttccacgtcctaatcaaaatgttgtagggaccaagtgggtcttccgcaacaaacaagatgagcatggtgtggtgacaaggaacaaagcccgacttgtggccaagggatattcacaagtcgaaggtttggatttcggtgaaacctatgcacccgtagctaggcttgagtcaattcgtatattattggcctatgctacttaccatgccttcaagctttaccaaatggacgtgaagagtgccttcctcaatggaccaatcaaggaagaggtctatgttgagcaacctcccggctttgaagatagtgagtatcctaaccatgattataaactctctaaggcgctttatgggctcaagcaagccccaagagcatggtatgaatgccttagagatttgcttatagataatggcttcaaagtcggaaaggtcgatcctactttattcactaaaactcttgaaaatgacttgtttgtatgccaaatttatgttgatgatattatatttgggtctactaacgagtctacatgtgaagaatttagtaggatcatgacacaaaaattcgagatgtcaatgatgggggagtttaagtatttcttgggatttcaagtaaagcaactccaagaaggcaccttcctaagccaaacgaagtatactcaagatattctaagcaagtttgggatgaaggatgccaaacccatcaagacacccatgggaaccaatgggcatctcgacctcgacacggaaggtaagtctgtggatcaaaaggtataccggtcgatgataggttctttactctacttatgtgcatctcgaccggatattatgctctccgtatgcatgtgtgcaagattccaagccgaccctaaggaagctcaccttacggccgtaaaacgaatcttgagatatttagtttatactcctaagtttgggctttggtatcctaggggatccacatttgatttaattggttattcggatggcgattgggcggggtgtaagattaatagaaagagcacatcggggacttgccagttcttgggaagatccttggtgtcttgggcttcaaagaagcaaaattccgtagctctttctaccaccaaagctgagtacattgccgcaagccattgttgggcgcaattgctttggatgaggcaaacccttagggaatacggttacaaattaaccaaagttcctcttctatgtgataatgagagtgcaatccgcatggcggataatcccgttgagcatagccgcactaaacacatagccattcggtatcatttcttaagggatcaccaacaaaagggagatatcgagattgcatacatcaatactaaagatcaattagctgatatctttaccaagccacttgatgaacaaacctttaacaaacttaggcatgagctaaatattcttgattctaggaatttcttttgatgtcttgcatacatagctcataaatatacctttgatcatatctcttttatatgctatgactaatatgttttcaagtctatttcaaaccaagtcataggtgtattgaaagggaattggaatcttcgacgaagacaaaggcttccactctgtaactcctccttcgccgtcgctccgaccatctctccggctttggtataatcttcactcgtatgttttatttgccaaaggggagaaagtagttaggaaagggcttgtatttcactcaagtatccgtttttggcgatttatgccaaagggggagagagcatgagcccaaagcaaaaggaccgcaccaccacctaatttaaaagagtttttcaattggtatgatttttcaaattggtatctcattgtgttgaaaaagagggagagagtagtattttcgaaatcagtatcttaaaaccctcttgaatactaagaggagaaatttattgagggggagttttgtttaagtcaaaggaaaagcattttgaaacagggggagaaaatttcaaatcttgaaaatgcttcgcaaaatctttcatttacctttgactatttgcaaaagaactttgaaaaggatttacaaaagaatttgcaaaaacaaaacatgtggtgcaagcatggtccaaaatgtcaaaaattaaagaaacaatccatgcatatcttataagtatttatattggctcaattccaagtaacctttgcacttacaattatgcaaactagttcaattatgcacttctatacttgctttggtttgtgttggcatcaatcaccaaaaaaggggagattgaaagggaattaggcttacacctattctctaattgattttggtggttgaattgcccaacacaaataattggactaactagtttgctctagtctataagttatataggtgccaaaggttcacacttagccaataaaaagaccaagagatgggttcaacaaaaagagcaagggataaccgaaggcagccctggtctagcgcaccggactgtccggtgcaccaggggactccaagccaaacttcgcaccttcgggaattttcagagacgcttcactataattcaccggactgtccggtgtaccaccggacagtgtccggtgctccagaggagagcggctctgaactcgccagcttcggatttctgctccgctataattcaccgggcatgtccggtgcacaccggactgtccggtgagccagcggagcaacgactacttcacgccaacggtcgactgcaacacattaaatgcgcgccagcgcgcgcagaggagcagggcacgcgcgggtggcacaccgaacagtctacatgacttgtccggtgcaccaccggacatccaggcgggcccacacgtcagagctccaacggtcggaacccaatggcctggtgacgtggctagcgcaccgaacagtgcctggtagcgcaccggactgtccggtgcgccatgcgacagcagcctccaccaaacggctagtttggtggttggggttataaatacccccaaccaccccacattcaagtcatccaagttttccaacttccaaccacttacaagagctctagcattcatatctagacacacccaagtgatcaaatcctctcccaattccacaaaagctttagtgttaagtgagagagatttgttgtgttcttttgaactcttgcgcttggattgctttctttctcattctttcttgagatcaaactcacttgtaattgaggcaagagacaccaatcgtgtggtgatccttgtgggaactttgtgttccaagtgattgagaagaaaagctcactcggtccgagggaccgtttgagagagggaaagggttgaaagagacccggtctttgtgaccacctcaacggggagtaggttcacaagaaccgaacctcggtaaaacaaatccgcgtgtcacactctttattcgcttgtgatttgttttacgccctctctctcggactcatttttatttctaacgctaacccggcttgtagttgtgattaagtttgtaaatttcagattcaccatattcaccccccctctaggcgactttcatgaaCCATATACTCACAACATGTGGTATTGGTTCAATTGAATCACCGACTATTATCTATGAGGATAATTTAGCTTGTGTTGTTTAGATGGAAACATGTTATGTCAAGAGCAACATTATTGAACATATTGCTCCTAAACTCTTTTATCCCCATGAAATTCAAAAAAATAGAGATATAAACATCTTGCATACAAATtcttgtgataatcttgctgatTTATTTACAAAATCTCTATCATACTGCACGtttcagaaatgtgttgaggggattggtatgagaagacttaaaGGCTTGCAAGGATCAGATAGAGTAATTCTTTGTGATGTTTAACCTGTCTTGTACCATCATATTAAACtatttctttgtatgagttttgccttgttGAGGTTTTCTCATCCGAAgttttaacgaggtaatatcaactaagctatatgcttcatcatttaattttttccATGGAGGTTTTTAGGAATGGTGATTACATGCATATTTTTCTTTTGAAAGTCAGCGTGAGTTTTACTCATAATCCAAAAGAATGATATACTCTTTATTTTTCCACAGGTTTTTTGAGAAGAAGAGTATCTTGGAAGAACAACTAAAGGATGAGCAAATGAAGTtaggattgatcaagggggagtgttagaaAGTGAAAGATGTGATCAATTCCCAAGGGGTGCGGCAACACCCCTAAATAtgtatgtgtgtatatatatatatatatatatatatatgtgtgtgtgtgtgtgtaaatcTCCCTGCAATAAACATTGACTGTCATTCATTCCCTCAAACTCGTTTTCATTTCATCACAATAGCTACCTTGCATTCGTATCGTGCGTTGATTGGACAACGCGCTGTACTTTCTCGGTGACCTCCTTGCTGTTGTCCTGGCCCTTCGACGCACCGCACATGGCCCTCGTCTTCGGTGCCGTACGTGCTATGCTTGGTTCACTCCGACAAGCCATCCATCCATCCTAGGTGTTCTGCTAGGGTCTCAGAGATCCTCTGGCCTTTCTATGCACTTTGAGTAGGCTGTTCATGTCGGATTAAAGTCAGTTGTTTGTACTGTTGCACCTACAATTTATAAAGACAAAACATTGTAGAAACAGTAGAAGTTGACGAATTAAAACGAAGCGAAGAGGCTTGCACCTTCTTTTGCATGTTGTTTTTTTCTCCATAAGCCGTCTCGGCAGCAGCATTCGCCATCGTGCGCACTTTAGAATGCACATGAGGCAGCCGTCAGACCAGTTAGACATCAATCCATAGAGACAAAATACCGTAAAAACTGCCGCCATCCGTCGGATTAAAGCAGCAGTGAACAAGCCTCACCATAGTTTGGCATGCAGATTTTGTAGAAAAGGGCACCATCCCTGGGTCAAATTAAAGAGCTACCGTAACGTACCTAAGGTAAAAAGCCTTGCTGCAAGTCTTACGTTGACCACGCATAATTTCCTATGCGCCGTCAAAGATTTTGGTCTGAGAAAAACAAGCCAATGAACAAGGAGCAGGACTCCGCGTGCCTGTCGTTGAATGTGCAACCGCCTAGTGGTTGACCACAAACCTCAAAGAGTCAAAGCGCTGGTGCAATACTACGTACACCAAGATTTGAGATTTTAGATGTCAAAAGGCCATTATGTTACGTACACCAAGTTTCTAGCCACAGCGCCCTCTTTCTTGCATGCATAGCAGCGGCATATAAAAAAACAAAAGCGTCAGAACATTATGCTAATTTTACTTTGAAAAGTTGTCTATCTCAGCTTATATAGACCCTATCTGTGTTCGGCTGTTGGTTAGATTCTAGCCGTCGATTCGTCTTCTAGCGGACAAACTATCAGCTTTTTCTAACGAGCTTTTCCAAAAGTCTGAATTCTTGGAGAATCTGGTTGTGGAGAGAACTTGAACATCATAGGCTTACATGCGAAAGAAGATGAAGAGGTTCATGGGTTTAGGATCTAAGAAGTGACGGATTCCTTACATCGCGACGATTCGGTGGATTCTTTGTTCACGTTGAAGTTATCTGGGAGGCGAAGCGTTCGGCTGCCAAAAACAGATTTTGACATCCAGACTATTATTTTTAAGTTGAAAGAGAGACCCTATAATCTAGCTTGTAACCACCTGGCTTTTAGAAGTCAGCTTCCACAATCTATCCAAATACGGTCCAAGCGTCCAAAGAAAACCTCGCATGCAAAAAAAAAAGGACAAGAAAACAGTAACGTCAAGGATTGCCGTGGGAACACGGCACGGAGCTCCGCCGTTGGGTCAACTCGGTCTTGTGGCCGTAGGACGGTAGGAGCGAACGCGTGCTGTCGCTCACACACAGAGACGGTACAGTGACACAGGGTCCCGTCTGGGTTTGGGCTCTAGCTGTGACCAGGCCACCAGGGGGAGTGATGGCACGGCCAAGTCGTCGGTCGTGTGGCGGTAAAACGCCTTCGCTTGACCATGTTCCTGCTGCAATACGGTGCTGCATGCAGCTGCGGCCTGCGGGGCGGTTGGATTACGTTAGCTGCCACGTGAAAAGAGGATACATATCCTCCCCGACACCAGACACGGTTGGTAAACTTAAGTgggctacacatgaaatcatagagtttcgatGTAGGCCAGCTAAGATTTTGTATATAGTACATGATAACTTTCTCGAAACACTCTTAAATTTTATTACAGattatacatatgatatcatgacatgtggacaagcttcatgattttttgactttgtttgtgttttatacaatttttaaacaactggatgacaagttcacggtcatgtttaatGAGGATGATGCTCGAAAATTCCAGTCTGCTACTTAAATTGGCCGCAACTTGTGTTAAATAACATGTATACCATTTTTGCGTTCACGGTTTtacatttttcgagtgacttgtagttcaaatctgaattatccgagaAAACTCAATTAAACAAACAAAATCTAATAgatatagcaaacacttttataattgtgcaaAAATGGAACATataagtctacatagtgtaggaacatatcgCAAAAAGTTTAGctgggaaaaaaagaaaaaaaaatatagTTTGCCAAGTGTCAGacgtgggacactcggcaaagataacgaCCGTTAGCTATAGACGGTTGTTGACGGCTCTTTGCCGAGCATcactcttcgccgagtgtttggcactcgacaaagtcgtctttaccgagtgtctctcTGTGTCGAGAATTCTGCTCTCGGTAAACATGGTCGTTACCGAGAGtagcactttgccgagtgcgacactcggcaaagaaggctttgctgaGTGCCCAACAAAAGACACTTAGCAAAGcacgaagcactcggcaaagagccgaattccgGTAGTGTCTCTCCCTCCCCTCCTATTCTCTTAGCGCGGTGGCATGGGCGGCCGTTCGGCCAGGGCCCTTACGGTGCCCTGCTACCCCTCCCTCGCGTGAGCCCTGTCCTGGGCGCGGGCAACGATCCCTGCCACGCTGTGAGTCCATCCAGGCCAGGCCGACCGAGCGCCCCCCACCAAGCGACCcttctaagggcttgttcggttattttaaatccatatggattggagaggATTGATACGAACTGAGAGGgcttttgacttactagggattgaaactcactcaatccccctcaatccatatggattgggttagaaccgaacaagccctaaaccaGCGACCATGGCCGGCAGCCACCGCTGCTGGCTCTGGTGGCCGAACCGGATGCCAAAGGCCCCGTGCAACGGGCCCTGCACGAGCTGCCCCGCACCCTATGCCCCTTGTCGAGCTTTCCTGGTTGTGGCCACCTCGCGCCCATGCCCGCCGCTGGCCCCCGTGCCATGGCAGTTTCATACGCAAGAGAAGAGAGATGGAGTGATGAAGAAATTAAGGACTGTTTGGTTCGCTGCCTAACTTGCCACATTTTATTTAACTTTTCTgactaaggttagttattcaatttaaACGACTAACCTTAAGTAAAATATGGCATAATTAGCAACGAACAAAATTCCCCCCACCCCACCCCACCCCACCCCGAAAGATAGTGTAAACAATCCACTATTCGCTGAGTCTTGTAAAACTCGTTTGCTAGCTCTCATAATCTACGGCTGATTGCGAGTAGGTCCCTGCGCGGGGAATCGGAGATCTGACCCATTACCATCTCTACGCGGTAAAATAGATGAATCGCTCCCAGCCACCCACTAGTACTGACGTGATGTGCAGCTGGGCGGGTGATGAGCTTATCAGACATGCACGAAGTACTCACATGGCACACTGACACTGTCTCCCCATCTGCCAGGCAGGGCAATAACAACCGAACAAGCACGCACGTGCCAACGCAGCACATCGGCTGTTGAACTCATCAGCACAGTCCCGGCCCACTGGAACACGGTAGAGAATATGGCTGCGCATCTGGCCACGTGTGAAGCTATCAGCTGCTGAGCTCTCTACTGACGTTTGCCCTCACGTCAGCACCCTTCACCGCACCGCGATCTGCCGAGCGACCGAGCCCCAGCAGCGAGCGCAACGACCCCGCGGCGTGCGGCCAATCCCCACCGAGAAGGCCCTCGCTCGGCCGCCATCACCCATCACTCCACCACCCGCCGAGACCGCGCGCCTCCGACAAGACGAGCTTTTTACCCTGCGCCAGCCGCCAGCGCGGGCACTGGACCGCCTGATCACCGCGGGCCAAGACCAAGAGGCGCGCGGCGGGGGCAGCTGTTGCCCGCGGTTGCCGTGCCGTCCCGTGCCGCGTCGCTGACTCGACCACCGGGCCGAAGCGGCGAAAAGATGCGAGTCAATGCGGACAACTGCTACTCCAGCCTCCACTCGCCCCCTCCACCTCACCCACCGAAAACCCAAAAGCCCCAGCCACGGCTACGAACCCAAAAAATCTCCCCCCTTGCCGTCTCCCCGCCCCCGCGTCCCcaagccgagctctcgctttcggCGCTCTCCTCAATCCTCGTCCCCGCGTCTTTCAGAGCGCCCATGAGCTGAGGCCGCCGCCGATGGGCCCGCCCCCCGGTGCGCAGGACCCGGCGCCGTCGCCGTCGGGCGGCTCCGGCTCTTCCAGGCGCCGCTTCCGCCGCCTCGACCGCCGCAACGCATCCAAGCACATCGCCTACGACGCCACCAACTTCTGCCAGTACCCGCCGTCCCCGCAGGCCGCATCCGCGCCGGGGTCAGGGCGGGCTTCGCTCGCCAGCTCCGCTGCCTGCTCCATCGATCTCGTCAACAGCTTCCGCATCGGCGGCAGCGGAGACGGGGGCGGGGACCTCCGCTTCCTGTGCGAGAACCTCGGCCTCTCCGGGCCTGACGACTTCGCCGTCCCGCGGGCCGACTGGGAGGCACACAAGGCCGCCCGATCATCTGCCTCCGCTTCGAGCTCCCCCAACTCCGCACGCCCCAACTACGACTCCCCTCAGCGGAACTCACCGCTCTCTCAGGTGGGTGCCGAGGAGCCCGCCCAGGCTTCGGACGCCGAGACGGAGCTACCGGCCGCAACGGGAAGGGACGGCCCAATCGAAGCCCCGGAGCGGCCGGCACGCTTGGATCTACCGCTCGAGTCCACCTGTCCGGATGCCAGGAGGGCGCCTGGGCAGGGAGGAATCAAGGGCGTGCGCCCGCCACCGGTGCTCAAGCCGCCGCCTTCGATGGCCCTACCAGCTGTCTGCGGCGTGGGATCCACGTGGGATATCTTGCGGTCGTTGGCGCCGGATGAGAAAGATGACGCCCCCGCTAGCAGATCTGGCCGTCGTTTTGGACACCTGGATGCAGTGGAGAAGGATGACGACGAGCGTGCGGCGGTTCTGTTAATGTTGGATGATCTTAGGCTGGAGGAGTCGTCCGAGAGCTTTACTGGTACTTCTTCGCTATCAACGACCAACGATGACGACACCTCAAGCACCACCACAGAATCCATGTTCTATATTTCACCGAACGGGAGGTTTAGGAGGAGGATCAAGTCATGGAGCCGAGGGGTGCTCCTGGGTAGTGGCTCGTTTGGGACAGTCTATGAGGGCATCAGCGAGTAAGTGCTCTAAAGATAAAATTCAGTTGCTCTTCCGTGCTGTTTTCTTGCTAGGAATAATCAATCTACCTGTCCATACTTCAAAGCGTAGTTTAAGCTACAGCTAGAAGCCTTGATTAATCTGGGTTTCACAGAACTGATTCTATTGCTGATTAGAGTTACTTGCTTCATTTATAAATGTTCTAAGCACAGGCACAGCCTACAAGTGAGTAGCAATTGAATTGATAGTCTTGTACATCTAAACCAACATGATCCTAAGTAATTTTTTTGAGGTCTCA
It encodes:
- the LOC100383481 gene encoding putative MAP kinase superfamily protein: MGPPPGAQDPAPSPSGGSGSSRRRFRRLDRRNASKHIAYDATNFCQYPPSPQAASAPGSGRASLASSAACSIDLVNSFRIGGSGDGGGDLRFLCENLGLSGPDDFAVPRADWEAHKAARSSASASSSPNSARPNYDSPQRNSPLSQVGAEEPAQASDAETELPAATGRDGPIEAPERPARLDLPLESTCPDARRAPGQGGIKGVRPPPVLKPPPSMALPAVCGVGSTWDILRSLAPDEKDDAPASRSGRRFGHLDAVEKDDDERAAVLLMLDDLRLEESSESFTGTSSLSTTNDDDTSSTTTESMFYISPNGRFRRRIKSWSRGVLLGSGSFGTVYEGISDEGVFFAVKEVNLFDKGSNAKQCIFQLEQEIALLSQFEHENIVQYYGTDKEDSKLYIFLELVTQGSLALLYQKYRLRDTQVSAYTRQILNGLIYLHERNIVHRDIKCANILVHANGSVKLADFGLAKEITKFNELKSCKGTVYWMAPEVVNPQQTYGPAADIWSLGCTVLEMLTRQIPYPDLEWAQALYRIGKGESPAIPNTLSRDARDFISRCVKPNPEDRPSASKLLEHPFVNKSIRSVRSMRTTPSRSNSSTRGIN